A genomic segment from Actinomyces lilanjuaniae encodes:
- a CDS encoding XRE family transcriptional regulator, which translates to MGVHPCRVRLARQRAGLSKQELAQRTGVSTRTVTTWESEGAPPSRAEGLAAATMVPVSFLQRHPVEEVAEEAVFFRARRRSPARLRHVATALGALGTDFYAEVTQHFRLPALDLPEGAALAAQPGPSAPLSLTEAQEAARELRTVWGLGELPAPNLVQLAEAHGVRVLGLPRAQRDVDAFSFWGADGCPYIFLARHKTAERSRFDLAHEIGHLVLHGGVTRTDERTDRVVEAEAHAFAGELLLPRAAVRAVLGRSPSLHAVLGLKERFGTSAVAAARAAWDAGCLSEWEYRQMSAQLASRGFSTGEPGSRLGYEQSRVYRTVLDWLRQRGQSVPQWARSIGQHPDDVAAFMLGQALSLVPG; encoded by the coding sequence GTGGGTGTGCACCCCTGCCGGGTCCGCCTGGCCAGGCAGCGTGCGGGCCTGTCCAAGCAGGAACTGGCCCAGCGCACGGGCGTCAGCACGCGCACCGTCACCACCTGGGAGTCCGAGGGCGCGCCCCCGTCCCGGGCGGAGGGGCTGGCGGCCGCGACCATGGTGCCGGTGTCGTTCCTCCAGCGCCACCCGGTGGAGGAGGTGGCCGAGGAGGCCGTCTTCTTCCGGGCGCGCAGGAGGTCGCCTGCCCGGCTCAGGCACGTCGCCACTGCCCTGGGGGCTCTGGGTACGGACTTCTACGCGGAGGTGACCCAGCACTTCCGCCTGCCGGCGCTGGACCTGCCGGAGGGGGCTGCACTGGCGGCGCAGCCCGGGCCTTCCGCACCACTCTCGCTGACCGAAGCGCAGGAGGCAGCGCGCGAGCTGCGGACCGTCTGGGGCCTGGGGGAGCTACCCGCCCCCAACCTCGTCCAGCTGGCGGAGGCCCACGGTGTGAGGGTGCTGGGGCTCCCGCGCGCCCAGCGTGACGTGGACGCCTTCAGCTTCTGGGGCGCAGACGGGTGCCCCTACATCTTCCTGGCGCGTCACAAGACCGCTGAGCGCTCCCGGTTCGACCTGGCCCACGAGATCGGCCACCTGGTGCTCCACGGCGGGGTGACCCGCACGGACGAGCGCACCGACCGCGTCGTGGAGGCGGAGGCGCACGCCTTCGCCGGTGAGCTCCTCCTGCCTCGCGCTGCTGTGCGCGCCGTCCTGGGGCGCAGCCCGTCGTTGCATGCGGTGCTGGGGCTCAAGGAGAGGTTCGGGACCTCCGCGGTGGCGGCCGCCCGGGCCGCGTGGGACGCGGGCTGCCTGTCGGAGTGGGAGTACCGGCAGATGTCGGCGCAGCTGGCCTCGCGGGGCTTCTCCACCGGGGAGCCCGGGAGTCGGCTCGGCTACGAGCAGTCCCGGGTCTACCGCACCGTGCTTGACTGGCTGCGCCAGCGGGGCCAGTCGGTCCCGCAGTGGGCCAGGTCCATCGGGCAGCACCCTGACGACGTCGCCGCCTTCATGCTGGGCCAGGCCCTGTCCCTCGTCCCCGGCTGA
- a CDS encoding exodeoxyribonuclease III yields MRLATWNVNSVRTRVERVTAFLEREDIDVLAMQEIKCRPDQFPYQALEAAGYEVAVHGLDQWNGVAVASRVGLSDVATSFPGQPGWVRQEGQEPVVEARALGVTVGGQAAVGGGLAENSDMQTPASSGQEDSAALPAGDTTGSPGDGPGTTTRTAPLRLWSLYVPNGRELDHPHYRYKLDWLAALRQAAVGWLEADPGLALALVGDWNVAPRDEDVWDVTAFDGATHVSAPEREAFAAFESVGLSEVTRERVTNYTYWDYQKLRFPRNEGMRIDFVYASPALASRVGGAAIDRDERKGKGASDHVPVIVDLEG; encoded by the coding sequence ATGCGTCTTGCTACCTGGAACGTCAACTCCGTCCGCACCCGGGTCGAGCGAGTCACCGCCTTCCTGGAGCGCGAGGACATCGACGTGCTGGCCATGCAGGAGATCAAGTGCCGACCTGACCAGTTCCCGTACCAGGCCCTTGAGGCTGCCGGGTACGAGGTAGCGGTCCACGGCCTGGACCAGTGGAACGGGGTGGCGGTAGCCTCCCGCGTCGGGCTGTCAGATGTCGCGACCTCGTTCCCTGGCCAGCCGGGCTGGGTCCGCCAGGAGGGCCAGGAGCCCGTGGTGGAGGCCCGGGCTCTGGGAGTAACGGTCGGCGGGCAGGCGGCGGTCGGCGGCGGGCTGGCAGAGAACAGCGATATGCAGACACCAGCCAGCAGCGGGCAGGAGGACAGTGCCGCCCTGCCAGCAGGGGACACCACCGGCTCCCCAGGTGACGGCCCGGGCACGACGACCAGGACCGCGCCGCTGCGGCTGTGGAGCCTGTACGTGCCCAACGGCCGTGAACTGGACCACCCCCACTACCGCTACAAGCTGGACTGGCTGGCCGCGCTGCGCCAGGCCGCTGTCGGCTGGCTGGAGGCAGACCCAGGCCTGGCACTGGCACTGGTGGGCGACTGGAACGTCGCCCCGCGCGACGAGGACGTCTGGGACGTCACTGCCTTCGACGGCGCCACGCACGTGTCGGCACCGGAGCGGGAGGCCTTCGCCGCCTTCGAGTCGGTCGGCCTGAGCGAGGTGACGCGGGAGCGGGTCACCAACTACACCTACTGGGACTACCAGAAGCTGCGATTCCCCCGCAACGAGGGGATGCGTATCGACTTCGTCTACGCCTCACCCGCCCTGGCCTCCCGGGTCGGCGGTGCCGCCATCGACCGCGACGAGCGCAAGGGCAAGGGCGCCAGCGACCACGTGCCTGTCATCGTGGACCTGGAGGGGTAG
- a CDS encoding SDR family NAD(P)-dependent oxidoreductase has translation MGTALVTGATSGLGLEFAWQLAQAHHDLVLIARDEQRLRHLADELHQIAGVGAQVLAADLAVPEDCARVATRLRQGGQSAPSGPGDASAPHTAEQVASRPVDLLVNNAGFGLGQSFVGGDLAREERALDVMVRAVLVLSHAAAEAMAARGHGAILNVSSMTARTAMGTYAAHKAWVLSFTEGLASELEGTGVTATALCPGLVRTGFHAAAGVDESTWRGPVWLDAERVAAEGLAAVRRGQVICTPSLRYRSASALLRTAPRWFVRRVAGTSRSASAGAAPPTQPAE, from the coding sequence ATGGGAACCGCACTTGTCACCGGCGCCACCAGCGGGCTCGGCCTAGAGTTTGCCTGGCAGCTCGCCCAGGCCCACCACGACCTGGTCCTCATCGCCCGTGACGAGCAGCGGCTGCGCCACCTTGCCGACGAGCTTCACCAGATCGCGGGTGTCGGCGCCCAGGTGCTGGCCGCCGACCTGGCAGTGCCTGAGGACTGCGCCCGGGTGGCGACACGCTTACGCCAAGGAGGACAGTCGGCTCCCAGCGGGCCTGGCGATGCCTCGGCCCCACATACCGCTGAGCAGGTGGCCTCCCGGCCCGTGGACCTGCTGGTCAACAACGCGGGTTTTGGCCTGGGGCAGTCCTTCGTCGGCGGGGACCTGGCCCGCGAGGAGCGGGCGCTGGACGTCATGGTCCGCGCGGTCCTCGTCCTGTCCCACGCGGCTGCCGAGGCCATGGCCGCACGCGGCCACGGAGCGATCCTCAACGTCTCCTCAATGACGGCGCGCACCGCCATGGGGACCTACGCCGCCCACAAGGCCTGGGTCCTCAGCTTTACCGAGGGCCTGGCCAGCGAGCTGGAGGGCACCGGTGTCACCGCCACGGCGCTGTGCCCCGGTCTGGTCCGTACCGGCTTCCACGCTGCCGCCGGGGTGGACGAGTCCACCTGGAGGGGGCCGGTGTGGCTGGACGCCGAGCGTGTGGCGGCTGAGGGCCTGGCGGCGGTGCGTCGAGGCCAGGTGATCTGCACCCCGAGCTTGCGCTACCGCAGTGCCAGCGCCCTGCTGCGCACCGCGCCCCGCTGGTTCGTGCGGCGGGTGGCGGGGACCTCCCGCTCCGCGTCTGCCGGCGCCGCGCCTCCTACGCAGCCAGCGGAATAG
- the tpx gene encoding thiol peroxidase: MASITLQGDPVSTVGDLPAVGTQAPDFELVGADLGPVSSQSLAGRRVVLNIFPSVDTGVCATSVRQFNALASGLDNTTVVCVSADLPFAAARFCGAEGLDNVVTGSSFRSTFGTDYGVTMADGPMAGLLSRSVVVLDADGTVLHAQQVPEIRTEPDYDAAVAVLA; the protein is encoded by the coding sequence ATGGCTTCCATTACTCTCCAAGGAGACCCCGTCAGCACCGTCGGTGACCTTCCTGCCGTGGGCACCCAGGCCCCGGACTTTGAGCTGGTCGGTGCGGACCTGGGGCCTGTGTCCAGCCAGTCCCTCGCAGGACGCCGCGTGGTCCTCAACATCTTCCCCTCGGTGGACACGGGTGTGTGCGCTACCTCCGTCCGCCAGTTCAACGCGCTCGCCTCCGGGCTGGACAACACGACCGTCGTCTGCGTCTCGGCCGACCTCCCCTTCGCCGCCGCCCGCTTCTGCGGCGCCGAGGGTCTGGACAACGTGGTCACCGGATCCTCGTTCCGCTCCACCTTTGGCACGGACTACGGCGTGACTATGGCGGACGGCCCCATGGCTGGGCTGCTGTCGCGCTCCGTGGTGGTCCTGGACGCTGATGGCACAGTCCTTCACGCCCAGCAGGTGCCGGAGATCCGCACTGAGCCGGACTACGACGCCGCGGTCGCCGTCCTGGCCTGA
- the pyrE gene encoding orotate phosphoribosyltransferase, producing the protein MSTNDSHITRLAGLVNELAVVRGRVTLASGLESDFYVDMRRATLHHEAAPLIGHVMLDMLEEAGLGPEEVDAVGGLTMGADPVAAAMLHAAASRGLDLDAFVVRKAAKDHGMRRRIEGPQVAGRRVVVLEDTSTTGGSPLEAVEALREADADVQAVAVVVDRSTGARERIEAAGLPYHAALGLEDLGLG; encoded by the coding sequence GTGAGCACCAACGACTCCCACATCACCCGCCTGGCCGGGCTTGTCAACGAGCTGGCTGTGGTCCGAGGAAGGGTCACCCTGGCCTCCGGGCTTGAGTCGGACTTCTACGTGGACATGCGCCGCGCCACCCTCCACCACGAGGCGGCCCCGCTCATCGGGCACGTCATGCTGGACATGCTGGAGGAGGCGGGGCTGGGGCCGGAGGAGGTCGACGCCGTCGGCGGACTGACTATGGGGGCGGACCCGGTGGCAGCCGCCATGCTGCACGCGGCGGCGTCGCGCGGCCTGGACCTGGACGCCTTCGTAGTGCGCAAGGCTGCCAAGGACCACGGTATGCGGCGCCGGATCGAAGGGCCGCAGGTGGCTGGTCGACGCGTAGTGGTCCTGGAGGACACCTCCACCACCGGGGGCTCCCCGCTGGAGGCTGTCGAGGCTCTGCGTGAGGCTGACGCCGACGTTCAGGCCGTGGCCGTGGTGGTGGACCGCTCCACCGGGGCGCGCGAGCGCATCGAGGCTGCGGGCCTGCCCTACCACGCGGCCCTGGGTCTGGAGGACCTGGGGCTCGGATGA
- a CDS encoding helix-turn-helix domain-containing protein — protein sequence MIGTRVREALRGSGLTQAALARSVGLSESALSKSLAGTRTFAALELAEVAERLGVSMHWLVTGEEDPFEVRVVARHSYDNMSRTYSCDPQDDQKALEAVALLYRQAYAA from the coding sequence ATGATCGGAACGCGGGTGAGGGAGGCGCTGCGCGGGAGTGGGCTGACGCAGGCCGCTCTGGCGCGGTCCGTCGGTCTCAGTGAGTCCGCTCTGTCGAAGTCTCTTGCAGGTACGCGCACCTTTGCGGCGCTGGAGTTGGCTGAGGTCGCTGAGCGCCTCGGCGTGTCCATGCACTGGCTGGTCACCGGTGAGGAGGATCCCTTCGAGGTGCGCGTGGTTGCCCGGCACAGCTACGACAACATGTCCAGGACCTACTCCTGCGACCCGCAAGATGACCAGAAGGCTCTAGAAGCTGTTGCGCTCCTCTACCGCCAGGCCTACGCTGCATGA
- a CDS encoding ImmA/IrrE family metallo-endopeptidase, producing the protein MSHVAGRVTPDGVRQLLGEGFVPDFANRVEECLGVDVVVIPLSNPGYSLRLGDYDVIVLRATNQWFRSNFTLAHELGHIVLGTSPAPGEAAAQHAENRANAFAAELLMPAEHMRALDWAVTPAVLAQRVWGLGVSTQALRTRLRYLRLNVPEQGAAALQLTTQKLITEHLSPAVASAQDVTERMALSARRRFPLRLLTDLRSAVDSGRASQASLAWALGTPVEEEDASPDDQADSMGDELCADLLDGLV; encoded by the coding sequence ATGAGCCATGTCGCCGGTCGCGTGACACCGGACGGGGTGCGCCAGCTCCTGGGTGAGGGGTTTGTGCCGGACTTCGCGAACCGTGTTGAGGAGTGCCTGGGGGTCGACGTCGTCGTCATCCCGCTGTCAAATCCCGGGTACTCGCTCCGGCTGGGGGACTACGACGTCATCGTCCTGCGCGCAACCAACCAGTGGTTCCGCAGCAACTTCACCCTCGCTCACGAGTTGGGCCATATTGTCCTTGGTACCTCGCCTGCCCCGGGTGAGGCCGCTGCCCAGCACGCGGAGAACAGGGCAAACGCCTTCGCCGCTGAGCTGCTGATGCCGGCTGAGCATATGCGTGCTCTCGACTGGGCGGTCACCCCTGCCGTCCTCGCGCAGCGGGTCTGGGGGCTGGGCGTGTCCACCCAGGCCCTGCGCACCCGGTTGCGCTACCTGCGCCTCAATGTGCCAGAGCAAGGGGCGGCGGCCCTCCAGCTCACCACTCAGAAGCTCATCACGGAGCACCTTTCGCCAGCGGTGGCGTCTGCCCAGGACGTGACGGAGCGGATGGCCCTGAGTGCACGACGAAGGTTTCCCCTTAGGCTGCTGACTGACCTGCGCAGCGCGGTTGACTCCGGCCGTGCCTCCCAGGCGTCCCTGGCGTGGGCGCTCGGTACTCCGGTCGAGGAGGAGGATGCCAGCCCCGACGACCAGGCTGACAGCATGGGCGATGAGCTCTGTGCTGACCTTCTTGACGGGCTGGTCTGA
- a CDS encoding TrmH family RNA methyltransferase — MTDCGSVLPPAPEPDVPADTREVGVGPWPGGPQAWPDDPRYDPVLLAQGDRRNVVDRYRYWSMEAIRADLAGRAHLLHVAIENVSQDLNIGSIVRSANAFNVAGVHIVGRRRWNRRGAMVTDRYLEVHHHAQPDDLLAWAHEEGYEVVGIDNGPGAGLLERAALPRHCLMVFGSEGEGISPGLQESCSRLLRIGQYGSTRSINVAAAAAVAMHAWVLQHAGPAPD; from the coding sequence ATGACAGACTGCGGTAGCGTGCTGCCTCCCGCTCCCGAGCCCGACGTCCCAGCTGACACCCGTGAGGTCGGGGTGGGGCCGTGGCCGGGTGGCCCGCAGGCCTGGCCCGATGACCCCCGCTACGACCCTGTCCTGCTCGCCCAGGGGGACCGGCGCAACGTGGTGGACCGCTACCGCTACTGGAGCATGGAGGCGATCCGGGCCGACCTGGCTGGGCGCGCCCACCTGCTGCACGTCGCGATCGAGAACGTCAGCCAGGACCTCAATATCGGCTCCATCGTGCGCAGTGCCAACGCCTTCAACGTGGCCGGGGTCCACATTGTCGGGCGGCGGCGCTGGAACAGGCGCGGGGCCATGGTTACTGACCGCTATCTGGAGGTGCACCACCACGCCCAGCCGGACGACCTCCTGGCCTGGGCACACGAGGAAGGCTACGAGGTGGTCGGTATCGACAACGGCCCCGGGGCGGGGCTGCTGGAGCGGGCCGCCCTGCCCCGGCACTGCCTCATGGTGTTCGGCTCCGAGGGGGAGGGGATCAGCCCCGGGCTGCAGGAGAGCTGCTCCCGGCTGCTGCGCATCGGCCAGTACGGATCCACCCGCTCCATCAACGTGGCCGCGGCTGCGGCAGTTGCTATGCACGCCTGGGTCCTCCAGCACGCCGGGCCCGCACCGGACTAG
- a CDS encoding Hsp20/alpha crystallin family protein — translation MAPTPFDTFRDLDRWLTNGPVRTPASVGLPLDLYREGEHFVARIDLPGVDPSTIDVDVEERTLTIRAERPANTAKDIQWLAHERPSGTFARQLTLGYGLALDRISAEYADGVLTLTIPVAEEAKPRKIEVTHASPDHRVIEADQA, via the coding sequence ATGGCACCAACACCCTTTGACACCTTCCGTGACCTGGACCGCTGGCTGACCAACGGCCCGGTCCGTACGCCCGCGTCCGTGGGCCTTCCCCTGGACCTGTACCGCGAGGGCGAGCACTTTGTTGCCCGCATCGACCTGCCCGGGGTCGACCCGTCCACGATTGACGTCGACGTCGAGGAGCGCACCCTGACCATCCGTGCCGAGCGTCCCGCCAACACGGCCAAGGACATCCAGTGGCTGGCCCACGAGCGTCCCTCCGGGACCTTCGCCCGCCAGCTCACGCTGGGCTACGGGCTGGCCCTGGACCGGATCTCCGCGGAGTACGCCGACGGCGTCCTGACCCTGACGATCCCGGTGGCCGAGGAGGCCAAGCCTCGCAAGATCGAGGTCACCCACGCCTCGCCCGACCACCGGGTCATTGAGGCCGACCAGGCGTGA
- the fbaA gene encoding class II fructose-bisphosphate aldolase, which translates to MAIATPESYADMLDRAKAGKYAIPAINVTSSQTLSAALKGFADAESDGIVQISNGGAAYWSGSSRADRVKGSVAFAAYARAVGDLYPVTIGLHTDHCPKKMLEPWILPLLEMEAEQVKRGEVPMFNSHMWDGSAESLDDNIEIAVDMLARAKAANTVLEIEIGAVGGEEDGIKGEENANLYTTADDAWRAIEALGLGENGRYITALTFGNVHGSYKPGFVKLRPEILGEIQDDVAARLGERLSTKVGDTSSPFDLVMHGGSGSTDEEIATAVRNGVIKMNVDTDTQYAYTRPVADWMLKNYDGVLKIDGEVGNKKTYDPRAWGKAAEEGMAARVVEACERLGSVGSARR; encoded by the coding sequence GTGGCCATCGCGACCCCGGAGTCCTACGCAGACATGCTTGACCGCGCCAAGGCCGGCAAGTACGCGATCCCCGCGATCAACGTCACCTCGTCCCAGACCCTGTCCGCCGCCCTCAAGGGCTTCGCTGACGCCGAGTCTGACGGCATCGTCCAGATCTCCAACGGTGGTGCGGCCTACTGGTCCGGCTCCTCCCGGGCGGACCGCGTCAAGGGTTCTGTCGCCTTTGCCGCCTACGCCCGTGCGGTGGGTGACCTGTACCCCGTGACCATCGGCCTCCACACCGACCACTGCCCCAAGAAGATGCTGGAGCCCTGGATCCTCCCGCTGCTGGAGATGGAGGCCGAGCAGGTCAAGCGGGGTGAGGTGCCGATGTTCAACTCCCACATGTGGGACGGCTCGGCGGAGTCCCTGGACGACAACATCGAGATCGCCGTGGACATGCTGGCGCGCGCCAAGGCCGCCAACACCGTCCTGGAGATCGAGATCGGCGCCGTCGGCGGCGAGGAGGACGGCATCAAGGGGGAGGAGAACGCCAACCTCTACACCACCGCCGACGACGCCTGGCGCGCCATTGAGGCCCTGGGCCTGGGTGAGAACGGCCGCTACATCACCGCCCTGACCTTCGGCAACGTCCACGGCTCCTACAAGCCGGGCTTCGTCAAGCTCCGCCCCGAGATCCTGGGCGAGATCCAGGACGACGTCGCAGCACGGCTGGGCGAGCGCCTGTCCACCAAGGTGGGTGACACCAGCTCGCCCTTCGACCTGGTCATGCACGGCGGCTCCGGCTCCACCGATGAGGAGATCGCCACCGCGGTGCGCAACGGCGTCATCAAGATGAACGTGGACACCGACACCCAGTACGCCTACACCCGCCCCGTGGCGGACTGGATGCTCAAGAACTACGACGGCGTCCTCAAGATCGACGGCGAGGTCGGCAACAAGAAGACCTACGACCCGCGCGCCTGGGGCAAGGCCGCTGAGGAGGGCATGGCCGCCCGCGTGGTGGAGGCCTGCGAGCGCCTGGGCTCGGTGGGCTCGGCCAGGCGCTGA
- a CDS encoding glycoside hydrolase domain-containing protein: MREDLGLGGGSYVDVKLMASLLSMDAYDVLEDYGGVPQVRQVQQWLNGTYAGRRDFALVPCDGVHSRQVQTALLMALQFEMGMADGEANGNFGEGTRSGLRGSAQVRSGSTDGATRFVRLFHAAMILNGYDVSLASSFGAGTEAVVRVFQSFMEIPETGAGDYTTWCSLLVSSGDTSVATKGFDTSAQLLGGRAQGAADRGYTHAGRYTVGSGKFITGPELDALRSAGLRLVPIHQRWNNDVSHMTYEEGRTQGQEALERGRVLGLPADSIIYFTVDFDPVGDAVVGPVMDFFRGVNEVMGEVDSYRFRVGVYATRNVCRLVMAQDYAVAAYVLGMSTGFSGNMGFPMPQGWHYNQIVEVSEDLGGRATPVDHVVVSRRAEAVDLAGVVSPPLEVDGAATETGFHVLFEWFVRAEVVCELALTQARTPDLTDLRRYLPMVGSFVLGWLRKPDYWYAAASGMWMVYTPDTDDDAGLAAARILCEGRLTSVMGSRPAVTTDVAHWAAAAMGYVTWPGSSDPTTYGLGDLGGWMLDLYQLFGQWQDDDNGEDQETWMRARLAVEGVDSGFGVADLVADADAWLTVVGLAEPSPARTSDTLRTQLAMSQQERLRAFYSGRFDSSPQNVVSMFSAMVDGIDAGGVNFPLTGDRLRGGAGAETVPTAEQARICGELFAQALERLTA; the protein is encoded by the coding sequence GTGCGTGAGGACCTGGGCCTGGGCGGAGGCAGCTACGTGGACGTCAAGCTCATGGCCTCCCTGCTGTCCATGGACGCCTACGACGTGCTGGAGGACTACGGCGGGGTGCCCCAGGTGCGCCAGGTCCAGCAGTGGCTCAACGGGACCTATGCGGGGCGCCGGGACTTCGCCCTGGTGCCCTGCGACGGTGTCCACTCCCGCCAGGTGCAGACAGCCCTGCTGATGGCGCTCCAGTTCGAGATGGGGATGGCTGACGGGGAGGCCAACGGCAACTTCGGGGAGGGCACGCGCTCCGGCCTGAGGGGCTCGGCGCAGGTGAGGAGCGGCAGCACCGACGGGGCGACGCGGTTCGTCCGGCTCTTCCATGCGGCGATGATCCTCAACGGGTACGACGTGTCCCTGGCCTCCTCCTTCGGTGCGGGCACGGAGGCGGTGGTCCGGGTGTTCCAGTCCTTCATGGAGATCCCGGAGACGGGCGCGGGCGACTACACCACCTGGTGCAGCCTGCTGGTGTCCAGCGGTGACACCAGCGTGGCCACCAAGGGTTTTGACACCAGCGCCCAGCTGCTGGGCGGCCGGGCGCAGGGCGCGGCAGACCGCGGCTACACCCACGCGGGCAGGTATACTGTGGGGTCGGGCAAGTTCATCACCGGGCCCGAGCTGGACGCGCTGCGCAGCGCGGGTCTGAGGCTGGTGCCGATTCACCAGCGCTGGAACAACGACGTCTCCCACATGACCTACGAGGAGGGGCGCACCCAGGGGCAGGAGGCCCTGGAGCGCGGACGCGTGCTGGGGCTGCCCGCAGACAGCATCATCTACTTCACCGTGGACTTCGACCCGGTCGGCGACGCCGTGGTGGGGCCGGTCATGGACTTCTTCCGGGGTGTCAACGAGGTGATGGGGGAGGTGGACTCCTACCGGTTCCGGGTGGGGGTCTACGCCACGCGCAACGTGTGCCGCCTGGTCATGGCCCAGGACTACGCGGTGGCCGCCTACGTCCTGGGGATGTCCACCGGGTTCTCCGGGAACATGGGCTTCCCCATGCCGCAGGGGTGGCACTACAACCAGATCGTGGAGGTCAGTGAGGACCTGGGGGGTAGGGCCACCCCGGTGGACCACGTGGTGGTGTCCCGGCGGGCGGAGGCGGTTGACCTGGCGGGGGTGGTCTCCCCGCCGCTGGAGGTGGACGGTGCTGCGACTGAGACCGGCTTCCACGTCCTGTTCGAGTGGTTCGTGCGGGCCGAGGTGGTCTGCGAGCTGGCGCTGACCCAGGCACGGACCCCGGACCTGACGGACCTGAGGCGGTACCTGCCCATGGTGGGCTCCTTCGTCCTGGGGTGGCTGCGCAAGCCGGACTACTGGTACGCCGCCGCCAGCGGCATGTGGATGGTCTACACCCCTGACACCGACGACGACGCGGGGCTGGCTGCTGCCAGGATCCTGTGCGAGGGGAGGCTGACCTCCGTCATGGGCTCCAGGCCGGCCGTCACCACGGACGTCGCCCACTGGGCGGCTGCGGCCATGGGGTATGTGACCTGGCCTGGCTCCTCCGATCCCACCACCTACGGGCTGGGGGACCTGGGCGGGTGGATGCTTGACCTCTACCAGCTCTTCGGTCAGTGGCAAGACGATGATAACGGAGAGGACCAGGAGACCTGGATGCGGGCCAGGCTCGCGGTGGAGGGGGTGGACTCCGGCTTCGGGGTGGCGGACCTGGTGGCTGACGCCGACGCCTGGCTGACGGTGGTGGGCCTGGCCGAGCCCAGCCCGGCACGGACGTCGGACACCTTGCGCACCCAGCTCGCCATGTCGCAGCAGGAGCGTCTGCGGGCCTTCTACTCCGGGCGCTTCGACAGCTCGCCGCAGAACGTGGTCAGCATGTTCTCCGCCATGGTGGACGGGATAGACGCTGGTGGGGTCAATTTTCCTTTGACAGGCGATCGGTTGAGGGGAGGTGCCGGGGCTGAAACGGTGCCGACTGCGGAGCAGGCTCGGATCTGCGGCGAGCTCTTTGCCCAGGCGCTGGAGAGGCTGACGGCGTGA